A single Pseudodesulfovibrio aespoeensis Aspo-2 DNA region contains:
- a CDS encoding phosphoribosylformylglycinamidine synthase subunit PurQ, translating to MARVNALVITGYGTNCENESAYALKAAGADSADIAYFSDLVAGHVRMDSYNYLLCPGGFLDGDDLGAAQAAALRWRWANTVDGSPVLDQLKALFDSGGIILGICNGFQLLCKLGLLPAVGGRYFERQVSLSYNDSGRFEDRWVRLKANPASPCVFTKGLDLLDVPIRHGEGKIIPMDEATFRAIQESNLVAVQYVDPATGEPTQEYPYNPNGSPLGIAGLTDPSGRILGLMPHPECYNHPTNHPSWTRGTDPAIPLGLAMLEAGVNYLRTR from the coding sequence ATGGCTCGCGTCAACGCCCTCGTTATCACGGGATACGGCACAAACTGCGAAAACGAGTCCGCTTACGCACTGAAAGCCGCCGGCGCGGACAGCGCCGACATCGCCTACTTCTCGGACCTCGTGGCCGGACATGTGCGCATGGACAGCTACAACTACCTCCTCTGCCCCGGCGGGTTTCTTGATGGCGACGATCTGGGCGCGGCCCAGGCCGCGGCCCTGCGCTGGCGCTGGGCCAATACCGTCGACGGCTCGCCCGTGCTCGACCAGCTCAAGGCGTTGTTTGATTCCGGCGGCATCATCCTCGGCATCTGCAACGGGTTCCAGCTGTTGTGCAAGCTCGGCCTGCTCCCGGCTGTGGGCGGCCGCTATTTCGAGCGGCAGGTTTCCCTCTCCTACAACGATTCCGGCAGGTTCGAGGACCGCTGGGTGCGCCTCAAGGCCAATCCCGCCTCGCCCTGCGTCTTCACCAAAGGTCTCGACCTGCTCGATGTTCCCATCCGCCACGGCGAGGGCAAGATCATCCCCATGGACGAGGCCACCTTCAGGGCCATTCAGGAGAGCAACCTCGTGGCCGTGCAGTACGTGGACCCGGCCACGGGCGAACCGACCCAGGAATATCCTTACAATCCCAACGGTTCACCGCTGGGCATTGCCGGGTTGACCGATCCCTCGGGCCGCATCCTCGGCCTGATGCCCCACCCGGAATGCTACAACCACCCGACCAACCACCCCTCGTGGACGCGCGGCACTGATCCGGCCATCCCGCTGGGGCTGGCCATGCTCGAGGCGGGCGTCAACTACCTCAGGACACGGTAA
- a CDS encoding CTP synthase: protein MKTKFIFITGGVLSSLGKGLAAASIGALLQARGLKATIQKLDPYINVDPGTMNPFQHGEVYVTDDGAETDLDLGHYERYLGKALTQQNNYTSGSIYYSVIQKERRGDYLGGTVQVIPHITDAIKEAVVGLPTDEDVALIEIGGTVGDIEGQPFLEAIRQLKNDLGKENVLYIHLTLVPYIKAAGELKTKPTQHSVKELRSVGIQPDIIICRSEVELDEDLKRKIALFCDVDRDAVFTGVDVSSIYEVPLKFYEEGVDQKIAILLKLPAKNAELGPWERLVDRLKNPKGSVKIGIIGKYVDLTEAYKSLHEALIHGGVANDVKVELEYVNSEKVTPKNVEKKLKGLDGILVPGGFGSRGIEGKILAIRYARENKVPFFGICLGMQCACIEFARNVIGLEGANSEEFDPLTEHNVIYLMKEWYDFRTRKTETRCEESDKGGTMRLGSYPCKIKKDTVAHVAYQTVNIDERHRHRFEFNNRFIDQFVEQGMVFSGTAPDESLMEIVELPGHPWFLGCQFHPEFKSNPMNPHPLFRDFIKASKNEKAKKDK from the coding sequence ATGAAAACCAAATTCATATTTATTACCGGTGGTGTTTTGTCCTCCCTTGGCAAGGGGCTGGCCGCCGCTTCAATCGGGGCATTGCTCCAGGCCAGAGGGCTCAAGGCCACCATCCAGAAGCTCGACCCCTACATCAACGTGGACCCAGGGACCATGAATCCCTTCCAGCACGGAGAGGTCTACGTCACCGACGACGGCGCCGAGACCGACCTCGACCTGGGCCACTACGAACGCTACCTGGGCAAGGCGCTCACCCAGCAGAACAACTACACCTCAGGCTCCATCTACTACTCGGTCATCCAGAAGGAGCGGCGCGGCGACTACCTGGGCGGCACGGTCCAGGTCATCCCGCACATTACCGACGCCATCAAGGAAGCGGTGGTCGGCCTGCCCACCGACGAGGACGTGGCCCTCATCGAGATCGGCGGCACTGTGGGCGACATCGAGGGCCAGCCCTTCCTGGAGGCCATCCGCCAGCTCAAGAACGACCTGGGCAAGGAGAATGTCCTTTACATCCACCTGACCCTGGTGCCCTACATCAAGGCCGCTGGCGAACTCAAAACCAAGCCCACCCAGCACTCGGTCAAGGAACTGCGCAGCGTGGGCATCCAGCCCGATATCATCATCTGTCGTTCCGAGGTGGAGCTGGACGAGGACCTGAAGCGCAAGATAGCCCTGTTCTGCGACGTGGACCGCGATGCGGTCTTCACCGGCGTGGACGTCTCCTCCATCTATGAGGTGCCGCTGAAATTCTACGAGGAGGGCGTTGACCAGAAGATCGCCATCCTCCTCAAGCTGCCCGCCAAGAACGCGGAACTCGGCCCGTGGGAAAGGCTCGTGGACCGGCTCAAGAATCCCAAGGGGTCGGTCAAAATCGGCATCATCGGCAAGTATGTGGACCTGACCGAGGCCTACAAGAGCCTGCACGAGGCGCTCATCCACGGCGGCGTGGCCAATGATGTCAAGGTGGAGCTCGAATACGTCAACTCCGAGAAGGTGACGCCCAAGAACGTCGAGAAAAAGCTCAAGGGCCTGGACGGCATCCTCGTACCCGGCGGGTTCGGCTCGCGCGGCATCGAGGGCAAGATTCTGGCCATCAGATACGCTCGCGAGAATAAGGTTCCCTTTTTCGGCATCTGCCTTGGCATGCAGTGCGCGTGCATCGAGTTCGCGCGCAACGTCATAGGGCTTGAGGGCGCCAACTCCGAGGAGTTTGACCCGCTTACCGAGCACAACGTCATTTATCTGATGAAGGAATGGTACGACTTCCGCACCAGAAAGACCGAGACGAGGTGCGAGGAGTCGGACAAGGGCGGCACCATGCGCCTGGGCTCCTACCCCTGCAAGATCAAGAAGGACACCGTGGCCCACGTCGCCTACCAGACGGTCAACATCGACGAGCGGCACCGCCACCGTTTCGAGTTCAACAACCGCTTCATCGATCAGTTTGTGGAGCAAGGCATGGTCTTTTCGGGCACAGCCCCGGACGAATCCCTGATGGAGATCGTGGAGCTGCCCGGTCATCCGTGGTTCCTGGGCTGCCAGTTCCACCCGGAGTTCAAGTCCAACCCCATGAATCCCCATCCGCTGTTCCGGGATTTTATCAAGGCATCCAAGAACGAAAAGGCGAAAAAGGACAAATAA
- the kdsA gene encoding 3-deoxy-8-phosphooctulonate synthase, with product MAICELYRASRSGPFVLAGPCVIENREITLETARVLAGVADRLGLPLVFKSSFDKANRTAVTSFRGPGMDEGLAILAEVKRETGLPIVTDIHSPEQAARVAEVADVLQIPAFLCRQTDLLVAAAQTGRIVNIKKGQFLAPWDMKNAVEKVRASGNEQVWLTERGSTYGYNNLVVDMRSIPEMRKFDVPVIMDATHSVQLPGGLGGASGGQREYVPVLACAAVAAGADGVFLETHPDPDAALCDGPNSLPLDKIESLLVRLKAIWELNNG from the coding sequence TTGGCAATCTGCGAACTCTACAGGGCCAGCCGGTCGGGTCCCTTTGTCCTGGCCGGACCGTGTGTCATCGAAAACAGGGAGATCACCCTTGAGACGGCGCGGGTCCTGGCCGGGGTGGCCGACAGGCTCGGCCTGCCCCTGGTTTTCAAAAGTTCCTTTGACAAGGCCAACCGCACGGCGGTGACGAGTTTTCGCGGCCCCGGCATGGACGAGGGGCTGGCCATCCTGGCCGAGGTCAAGCGCGAGACAGGGCTGCCCATCGTCACGGACATCCACAGCCCCGAGCAGGCGGCCCGTGTGGCCGAGGTGGCGGATGTGCTCCAGATCCCGGCCTTCCTGTGCCGCCAGACCGACCTGCTGGTGGCAGCGGCGCAGACAGGGCGGATCGTGAACATCAAGAAAGGGCAGTTTCTCGCCCCCTGGGACATGAAAAACGCCGTGGAAAAGGTCCGCGCCTCCGGCAACGAGCAGGTGTGGCTGACCGAGCGCGGCTCCACCTACGGCTACAACAATCTGGTGGTGGACATGCGCTCCATCCCGGAGATGCGCAAATTCGACGTGCCTGTGATCATGGACGCCACCCACTCGGTGCAGTTGCCCGGCGGCCTGGGCGGAGCATCCGGCGGGCAGCGTGAATACGTGCCGGTGCTCGCCTGCGCAGCAGTGGCCGCCGGGGCCGACGGAGTGTTTCTGGAGACCCACCCCGACCCGGACGCAGCGTTGTGCGATGGTCCCAACAGCCTGCCGCTGGATAAAATCGAGTCTCTGCTGGTTCGGCTCAAGGCTATCTGGGAGTTGAACAATGGATGA
- a CDS encoding KdsC family phosphatase: MDDGVMALASKIRLLVLDVDGVLTDGGLYYDADGLVMKRFNVQDGFGIKLAQSVGLEIGVITGLDQKPVAKRIRELGIVHYYPGNHKKLPHFLEMCEKAGVSPGEAAFMGDDWIDLAVMREAGLAMCVPNAQPEVLDAADWVSTRPGGHGAVREAISFIMQARGLTEDALKQWAE; encoded by the coding sequence ATGGATGATGGCGTCATGGCGCTGGCCAGCAAAATACGGCTGCTCGTGCTCGACGTGGACGGCGTGTTGACCGACGGAGGGTTGTACTACGATGCCGACGGCCTGGTCATGAAGCGATTCAACGTCCAGGACGGCTTCGGCATCAAGCTGGCCCAGTCCGTGGGGCTGGAGATCGGCGTCATCACCGGTCTGGACCAGAAGCCGGTGGCCAAACGCATCAGGGAACTCGGCATCGTTCACTACTATCCGGGCAACCACAAGAAGCTTCCCCATTTTCTTGAGATGTGCGAAAAGGCCGGGGTCAGTCCCGGCGAGGCGGCGTTCATGGGGGACGACTGGATCGATCTGGCCGTGATGCGCGAGGCCGGGCTGGCCATGTGCGTGCCCAACGCCCAGCCTGAGGTGCTTGACGCAGCCGACTGGGTCTCCACCCGCCCCGGCGGACACGGCGCGGTACGCGAGGCCATCTCGTTCATCATGCAGGCCAGGGGGCTTACGGAAGACGCGCTGAAACAGTGGGCGGAGTAG
- the lptC gene encoding LPS export ABC transporter periplasmic protein LptC, translating into MKRRPELLLVTIFLVGLALGIAVKAVFFSDEIIEPTALEPVEGKSRAQLLDEADISAEDIELVQGTQGAMTWKLLATSARYNQERKLVGVDRPQLSAYFGVDRQEVYVKADRGEVDQPNDNLTLYDNVTGRFGSLALDAAHLDYVGAIDKVYLKGGVTVRRPDMTLKAAAVEIDLVTHELKAAGGVEALFAPKGFDGSPFLDQGRE; encoded by the coding sequence ATGAAAAGGCGTCCCGAGCTGCTGCTCGTCACGATCTTCCTGGTGGGCCTTGCCCTGGGCATCGCGGTCAAGGCCGTCTTCTTCTCCGACGAGATCATCGAGCCCACGGCCCTGGAGCCGGTGGAGGGCAAGTCCCGGGCGCAGCTCCTTGACGAGGCGGATATCTCCGCCGAGGACATCGAACTGGTGCAGGGCACCCAGGGCGCCATGACCTGGAAGCTGCTGGCAACATCGGCCCGGTACAACCAGGAGCGAAAGCTGGTCGGCGTGGACAGGCCGCAGCTTTCCGCCTATTTCGGGGTGGACCGGCAGGAGGTCTATGTCAAGGCGGACCGGGGTGAGGTCGATCAGCCCAACGACAACCTGACCCTTTACGACAACGTGACCGGGCGGTTCGGCTCGCTTGCCCTGGACGCGGCGCATCTCGACTATGTTGGAGCCATCGACAAGGTCTATCTCAAGGGCGGCGTGACCGTGCGCAGGCCCGACATGACGCTCAAGGCGGCAGCTGTGGAGATCGATCTGGTCACCCATGAACTGAAGGCGGCCGGAGGGGTGGAGGCGCTGTTTGCGCCCAAGGGATTTGACGGAAGCCCGTTCTTGGACCAGGGCAGGGAGTAA
- a CDS encoding LptA/OstA family protein: protein MTGRFFTVALCVLVFASVAQAADWGEIREAANTLNVREDRTPRSEHVVTLAKGQRVKVDFLRDGWYAIFPVNETERSEKRAMGYANAKYLVPVTAGAPAPLHDTQPEESGDTSGEASGEAAAEVSAALTGQDQPVAAKPARSGEAGVQGEGAVKGPVASTPPEPIQVGVDPSQVPVKITSDRMTYDENGKVVSFVGNVVAVHGELTLWANRLSAFFSSRSGKKFAVDSIDRIVAEGDVRAQKGKTEGSCGKLTYLVEEQILKMEEDPILKDGPNSLTGNVINFFVRENRSEVVSGQGKRVQAIFLTPEKIKVQ, encoded by the coding sequence ATGACAGGCAGATTTTTCACGGTGGCCCTGTGCGTGCTCGTGTTCGCCTCGGTGGCGCAGGCCGCAGACTGGGGCGAGATACGCGAGGCCGCGAACACGCTCAACGTGCGCGAGGACCGCACGCCCCGCAGCGAGCATGTGGTCACCCTGGCCAAGGGCCAGCGGGTTAAGGTCGATTTTCTGAGAGACGGTTGGTACGCGATTTTTCCCGTCAACGAGACCGAGCGTAGCGAGAAGCGGGCCATGGGCTATGCCAACGCCAAGTATCTCGTGCCGGTGACGGCGGGCGCGCCTGCTCCCCTCCATGACACGCAGCCGGAAGAGTCAGGAGACACGTCAGGGGAAGCGTCAGGAGAAGCGGCGGCAGAAGTGTCTGCTGCCCTGACCGGTCAGGACCAGCCGGTTGCGGCCAAGCCTGCGCGAAGCGGCGAAGCAGGGGTGCAGGGCGAGGGCGCGGTCAAGGGGCCGGTGGCCTCCACACCGCCAGAACCCATCCAGGTGGGCGTTGACCCGAGCCAGGTGCCGGTCAAAATCACCTCGGACCGCATGACCTACGATGAGAACGGCAAGGTCGTCTCCTTTGTGGGCAACGTGGTGGCCGTACACGGCGAACTGACCCTGTGGGCCAATCGGCTCTCGGCCTTCTTCTCGTCACGCAGCGGCAAGAAGTTCGCCGTGGACAGCATCGATCGGATCGTGGCCGAGGGCGACGTGCGCGCCCAAAAAGGCAAGACCGAAGGATCGTGCGGCAAGTTGACCTACCTGGTCGAGGAGCAGATTCTCAAGATGGAGGAGGACCCGATCCTCAAGGACGGGCCGAACAGCCTGACCGGCAATGTCATCAACTTTTTCGTGCGCGAGAACCGCAGCGAGGTTGTGAGCGGCCAGGGCAAGCGGGTCCAGGCCATTTTCCTGACGCCCGAAAAGATCAAGGTGCAGTAG
- the lptB gene encoding LPS export ABC transporter ATP-binding protein: protein MAVGLIAANLSKRYGQKEVVHGINLELNTREVVGLLGPNGAGKTTTFYMLVGIVKPNTGHVSLGGVPLTDKPLHERARMGVSYLPQESSIFKKLTVRQNLQIILEQTAMTPAAQHRRANELMEMFTITKLADQAAMFLSGGERRRLEIARALIMDPKFILLDEPFAGIDPIAVIDIQEIISVLKSMDIGILISDHNVRETLNICDRAYLVYEGSVILEGSPEEIVQDSRARQIYLGEDFRL from the coding sequence ATGGCCGTCGGACTCATCGCAGCCAACCTCTCCAAACGGTACGGCCAGAAAGAGGTCGTGCACGGGATCAATCTCGAACTCAACACCCGCGAGGTGGTCGGCCTGCTCGGCCCCAACGGGGCGGGCAAGACCACCACGTTCTACATGCTCGTGGGCATCGTCAAGCCCAACACCGGGCATGTGTCGCTGGGCGGCGTGCCCCTGACCGACAAGCCCCTGCACGAGCGCGCCCGCATGGGCGTGAGCTATCTGCCGCAGGAAAGCTCCATCTTCAAGAAACTCACGGTGCGCCAGAACCTCCAGATCATCCTGGAGCAGACGGCCATGACCCCTGCGGCCCAACACCGACGGGCCAACGAGCTGATGGAGATGTTCACCATCACCAAGCTGGCCGATCAGGCGGCCATGTTTCTCTCCGGCGGCGAGCGGCGCAGGCTCGAGATCGCCCGCGCCCTGATCATGGACCCCAAGTTCATCCTGCTCGACGAACCCTTCGCCGGTATCGATCCCATTGCCGTCATCGACATTCAGGAGATCATCTCGGTCCTGAAAAGCATGGACATCGGCATCCTTATCTCCGATCACAACGTGCGTGAAACATTGAACATCTGCGACCGTGCCTATCTCGTGTACGAAGGGTCGGTCATTCTAGAGGGCAGCCCGGAGGAGATAGTGCAGGACAGCCGCGCCCGCCAAATCTATCTTGGCGAGGATTTCCGCCTCTGA
- the rpoN gene encoding RNA polymerase factor sigma-54, giving the protein MGLELRQQLKLSQQLVMTPQLQQAIKLLQLSRLELLETVQQELMENPFLDETEVETEIREPEKLTESQAEEELVRTADWENYLGEFSSTSKQSTARDSEIPEEGLSFEARLASKPTLEGHLNWQMRLSNFTEREVAIGDVVVGNLDHNGYLQATIEEIMSMVTATPEEVESVIRRLQRLDPVGVGARTPQECLLVQMEVLGYDDPILVSLVRDHLEDLEKNRFKPLARKFKISMDELKEYIEQLQTLDPMPGSHYASAEPHYVSPDVFVYKYGEDFVIILNEDGLPRLQMNSFYLETMQGAKNKEKEYFQEKMRSAAWLMKSLYQRQRTLYKVVESIVRFQRDFFEEGVTRLKPLILKEVAEDIEMHESTVSRITTSKYVSTPHGIFELKFFFNSALDLNDGSQVGSESVKALIKQMIAAEDHKKPLSDERIGEILQERLEVNIARRTVAKYRSAMGIASSSKRKQYF; this is encoded by the coding sequence ATGGGATTGGAACTCAGGCAGCAACTCAAGCTCTCCCAGCAGCTGGTCATGACCCCGCAGTTGCAGCAGGCCATCAAGCTGTTGCAACTCTCGCGACTGGAGCTTTTGGAGACGGTCCAGCAGGAACTCATGGAGAATCCGTTTCTCGATGAGACCGAAGTCGAGACCGAGATTCGCGAACCTGAGAAGTTGACTGAATCCCAGGCCGAGGAGGAGCTTGTCCGCACTGCGGACTGGGAAAACTATCTCGGCGAGTTCTCCAGCACATCCAAACAATCCACGGCCCGCGACTCCGAGATTCCTGAGGAGGGGCTTTCCTTTGAGGCGCGTCTGGCCTCGAAGCCGACCCTGGAGGGGCATCTCAACTGGCAGATGCGGCTCTCCAACTTCACCGAGCGCGAGGTCGCCATTGGCGATGTGGTGGTCGGCAACCTCGACCACAACGGGTATCTCCAGGCGACCATTGAAGAGATCATGAGCATGGTCACCGCCACGCCCGAGGAGGTGGAGTCGGTTATCCGGCGGTTGCAGCGGCTCGACCCGGTGGGTGTTGGGGCGCGCACCCCGCAGGAGTGTCTGCTGGTGCAGATGGAGGTGCTTGGCTACGACGATCCGATCCTGGTCTCCCTGGTCCGCGATCACCTGGAAGACCTGGAGAAGAACCGTTTCAAGCCCCTGGCGCGCAAGTTCAAGATTTCCATGGACGAGCTCAAGGAGTACATCGAACAGCTCCAGACGCTCGACCCCATGCCCGGCTCCCACTACGCCAGCGCCGAACCCCATTATGTCAGCCCGGATGTTTTCGTCTACAAGTACGGCGAGGATTTTGTCATCATCCTCAACGAGGACGGGCTGCCCCGGCTCCAGATGAACTCTTTCTACCTGGAGACCATGCAGGGGGCCAAGAACAAGGAAAAAGAGTATTTCCAGGAAAAGATGCGATCTGCCGCCTGGCTGATGAAAAGCCTGTACCAGAGGCAGAGAACCTTGTACAAAGTAGTTGAGAGTATTGTCCGCTTTCAGCGTGATTTCTTTGAGGAAGGCGTGACAAGACTCAAACCGCTCATCCTCAAGGAGGTGGCAGAAGACATCGAGATGCACGAGTCCACCGTCAGCCGCATCACGACCAGCAAGTACGTGTCCACACCGCACGGCATCTTCGAGTTGAAGTTTTTCTTCAACAGCGCGCTGGATCTCAATGACGGCTCCCAGGTAGGCTCCGAGAGTGTCAAGGCGCTCATCAAGCAGATGATCGCCGCGGAAGACCATAAAAAACCCTTGAGCGACGAGCGGATAGGCGAGATACTTCAGGAGAGGCTCGAAGTGAACATCGCCCGCCGCACAGTGGCCAAATACCGCTCCGCCATGGGCATAGCGTCGTCTTCCAAGAGAAAGCAGTATTTCTAA
- the hpf gene encoding ribosome hibernation-promoting factor, HPF/YfiA family, whose protein sequence is MNISFTFKNFEPSDHLKGYAQKRFEKVGKYVSDAEADLQVNLLVDKFRHKADIILNADGIHISAYEDSEDMYSTIDMVLDKLEAQMRRMREKIKDRTKQARGNKVQMNFLSYGSIPGESGPTIVGTDTYEPKPMSVDEAALQLETLDNEFLVFLNAETEGVNVIYKRKNGDFGLIDPGN, encoded by the coding sequence ATGAACATAAGCTTCACTTTCAAGAACTTTGAGCCGTCCGATCATCTCAAGGGCTATGCGCAAAAGCGTTTTGAAAAGGTGGGCAAGTATGTTTCCGACGCGGAGGCCGACCTCCAGGTCAACCTGCTGGTCGACAAGTTCCGCCACAAGGCGGATATCATCCTGAATGCCGACGGCATCCATATTTCCGCCTATGAAGACTCCGAAGACATGTACTCGACCATCGACATGGTGCTCGACAAGCTGGAAGCCCAGATGCGACGGATGCGCGAAAAGATCAAGGACAGGACCAAGCAGGCGCGCGGCAACAAGGTCCAGATGAACTTCCTGTCCTACGGGAGCATTCCCGGAGAGTCCGGGCCGACCATAGTCGGCACCGACACTTATGAACCAAAGCCCATGTCCGTTGACGAGGCGGCCCTCCAGTTGGAGACCCTTGACAACGAGTTCCTCGTGTTTCTCAACGCCGAGACCGAGGGAGTGAACGTAATCTACAAGCGCAAGAACGGCGACTTCGGTCTGATCGATCCTGGAAACTAA
- a CDS encoding PTS sugar transporter subunit IIA produces MKLGDYLDKDLVLYDLASATKPEVLEELLAPVGVKYPEMDTDLAVRVLLDRENLGTTGIGDGIAIPHGKLEDLEQVIVVVGRSVSGVDFAALDHKPCAIFFLVLAPEQVAGMHLRILAQVSRVLKDEAFRREFMEAESNEALWKLLEEV; encoded by the coding sequence ATGAAACTCGGTGATTACCTGGACAAGGACCTCGTCCTTTATGACCTCGCCTCCGCCACAAAGCCGGAGGTGCTTGAAGAACTCCTCGCCCCGGTGGGCGTGAAATATCCAGAGATGGACACGGACCTCGCGGTCCGTGTCCTTCTTGATCGTGAAAACCTCGGCACCACGGGCATCGGTGACGGCATCGCCATCCCCCACGGCAAGCTCGAAGACCTGGAGCAGGTCATTGTGGTGGTCGGCAGGAGCGTCTCAGGGGTCGATTTCGCGGCCCTGGACCACAAGCCGTGCGCCATCTTCTTTCTTGTGCTCGCCCCTGAGCAGGTGGCAGGCATGCATCTGCGCATCCTGGCCCAGGTCTCCCGGGTGCTCAAGGACGAGGCCTTCCGGCGCGAGTTCATGGAGGCCGAAAGCAACGAGGCGCTCTGGAAGCTCCTCGAAGAGGTCTAG
- the rapZ gene encoding RNase adapter RapZ: MTPANTFPMVVVTGISGSGKSTALKVFEDLGFFCIDGLPSGMSPKIADLILKQDSKYRGLALGMDMRQPEFLEGWDTALEELANMGITPQVLFLEAKLGVLMRRYATTRRPHPLESQSLGLEQALEQEKSLLDPIRANAELVLDTSDYSVHDLRRVIQTKWSAIEELGRGMRVHIITFGFKYGVPSEADFVFDLRFLPNPYFDKSLRPLSGLDEAIADYVLGSEVGAKFNEKFLEFITYVLPLYADEGRYRITLALGCTGGRHRSVSVAESVLATLKEKGYAVTIEHRHMELG, translated from the coding sequence GTGACGCCAGCCAACACCTTTCCCATGGTCGTCGTGACCGGCATTTCCGGCTCTGGCAAAAGCACGGCGCTCAAGGTCTTCGAGGATCTCGGCTTCTTCTGCATCGACGGTCTGCCGTCGGGCATGTCTCCGAAGATCGCCGATCTGATCCTCAAGCAGGATTCCAAGTACCGCGGGCTGGCGCTGGGCATGGACATGCGTCAGCCGGAATTTCTGGAAGGGTGGGACACCGCCCTTGAGGAGCTGGCCAACATGGGCATCACCCCCCAGGTGCTCTTTCTCGAAGCCAAGCTCGGCGTACTCATGCGGCGCTACGCCACCACCCGCAGGCCGCACCCCCTGGAGAGCCAGTCCTTGGGCCTTGAGCAGGCGCTGGAGCAGGAGAAATCGCTCCTCGACCCCATCCGCGCCAACGCGGAACTGGTGCTCGACACCTCTGACTATTCGGTCCATGACCTGCGCCGGGTCATCCAGACCAAATGGTCGGCCATCGAGGAGCTGGGGCGGGGCATGCGCGTGCACATCATCACCTTCGGATTCAAGTACGGCGTGCCGTCCGAGGCGGATTTCGTCTTTGACCTGCGCTTTCTGCCCAATCCCTATTTCGACAAATCCCTCAGGCCGCTTTCCGGGCTGGACGAGGCCATTGCCGACTATGTGCTCGGCAGCGAGGTCGGGGCCAAATTCAATGAGAAATTTTTAGAATTCATCACCTATGTGCTGCCCCTGTACGCCGACGAGGGCCGCTACAGGATAACCCTGGCTCTGGGGTGTACGGGCGGAAGGCACCGTTCGGTCAGCGTGGCCGAGTCCGTGCTGGCGACGCTGAAGGAAAAAGGGTATGCAGTCACCATTGAACACAGACATATGGAACTGGGATAG
- a CDS encoding PTS sugar transporter subunit IIA, with product MAAKNDKNDKNAMVGVVLVTHGTFGEGLLQAAVMVLGPQENCVAVGVDVSTGVDESMEAIRKAIKSVESGRGVIALTDLFGGSSTTMSLSLMKSERLEVITGVNLPMLIATLSSRLMELDALADKAMGAGQQGIKVAGAMLRKRAADKAKP from the coding sequence ATGGCTGCGAAGAATGATAAGAATGACAAGAATGCAATGGTCGGCGTGGTGCTGGTCACCCACGGCACCTTTGGCGAAGGGCTGCTCCAGGCGGCGGTCATGGTGCTGGGACCGCAGGAGAATTGCGTTGCCGTTGGCGTGGACGTCTCCACCGGGGTGGACGAATCCATGGAGGCTATCCGCAAGGCCATCAAATCCGTGGAGAGCGGCAGGGGCGTGATCGCGCTGACCGATCTCTTTGGCGGCTCGTCGACCACCATGAGCCTGTCGCTGATGAAGTCGGAGCGGCTCGAGGTCATCACCGGCGTCAACCTGCCCATGCTGATCGCCACGCTCTCGTCGCGGCTCATGGAACTCGACGCCCTGGCCGACAAGGCCATGGGGGCCGGGCAGCAGGGCATCAAGGTGGCAGGGGCCATGCTGCGCAAACGGGCGGCAGACAAGGCAAAGCCATGA
- a CDS encoding PTS sugar transporter subunit IIB encodes MTLVRIDNRLIHGQIIETWLPYTGATAVVVANDQLAADILQQEIMSLAIPETVKSAFVGVEGVVEAVARYHSVRETVGVLVLFSNCADAKRAYDSGFAYDVLNIGNVHYSPGKRQISPSVALSTEDEGCLKQLSRRGVALDFRCVPNDPVQVRF; translated from the coding sequence ATGACCCTGGTGCGCATCGACAACCGTCTTATCCACGGCCAGATCATCGAGACGTGGCTGCCCTACACCGGGGCCACCGCCGTGGTCGTGGCCAATGACCAGCTCGCTGCCGACATCCTCCAGCAGGAGATCATGTCCCTGGCCATCCCGGAGACCGTCAAGAGCGCCTTTGTCGGGGTGGAGGGTGTGGTCGAGGCTGTGGCCCGTTACCATTCGGTTCGCGAGACGGTCGGAGTTCTCGTCCTTTTTTCCAACTGTGCCGATGCCAAGAGGGCGTATGACTCCGGATTTGCCTATGATGTCCTGAACATCGGCAACGTCCACTACAGTCCCGGAAAGCGGCAAATATCGCCAAGCGTCGCCCTTTCCACCGAGGACGAGGGGTGCCTCAAGCAGCTCTCCAGACGTGGGGTGGCCCTGGATTTCCGCTGTGTCCCCAACGATCCCGTGCAGGTGAGGTTCTAG